GATGTTAATATAGGTGTGGAAAAACAACATAGTGTAAATCCAAATGGTACAGTAAATTTAGGTTGGTAATTAACCTAAATTTAAAATTATTTTGAGTATAATCTCAAGTTTTAACCACTAAAGCTTTTTAAATTTATGTTTTATACATAATGCTTTATGGTGCTACCAAAATATTTTAAGAAAGGATAGCTGTATGTATGCTATTATAAAACACAGTGGAAAGCAATACAGAGTAAGCCAAGGTGATGAGCTTAAACTAGATCGTTTTGAAGCTGAAGTAAAATCAAGCGTAGAAGTAAGTGAAGTTCTTGCTGTATGTGATAAAGAATTAAAGGTAGGTGCGCCGTTTGTTGCGGGTGCAAAAGTTGTTTTAGAAGTGATTGCTCATGGAAAAGACAAAAAAGTTGTGATTTATAAAAAAAGACGTAGAAAAGACTCAAAATTAAAACGCGGTTTTAGAAGACAATTTACTCGCGTTAGAGTAGTAGATATTAAAGCTTAAGGAGTAAAGAATGGCACACAAGAAAGGTCAAGGTTCAACTCAGAATAATCGTGATTCTATAGGTCGTCGTCTAGGTGTTAAAAAATTTGGTGGAGAATTTGTTCGTGCTGGTAACATCATCATTCGCCAAAGAGGAACAGCAACTCATGCAGGTAATAACGTAGGCATGGGAAAAGATCATACAATTTTTGCTTTAATTGATGGTTTTGTAAAATTTGAAAGAAAAGATAAAAATAGAAAAAAAGTTTCTGTTTATCCTGCATAATTTTAAGGCTACTTTGTAGCCTTTTTCTTCTTTTTAATCTTAATATATTAAAAAAAATATAATATCATTTTAAAAATTTATACTTTGGTGATTGTATGTTTATAGATAATGTAAAATTAGTTTTAAGTTCAGGTAATGGTGGTAAAGGTGCTGTGAGTTTTCGCCGTGAAAAACATGTTCCGTTTGGTGGACCTGATGGTGGTGATGGCGGAAATGGTGGTGATGTGTATTTTATATGTGATAATAATACTCATACCCTAGCACACTTTAAAGGCAAAAAAGAACTTAAAGCACAAAATGGTCAACCGGGTTTGGGTCGTAACAAAAATGGCAAAAGAGGAGAGAACTTAGAATTAATAGTTCCTCAAGGTACTCAGGTAATTGATGCACAAAGTGGGGAAGTTTTACTTGATATGCTAGTAGAAGGCCAAAAAGAACTCTTTTTAAAAGGTGGTAAAGGCGGTCTTGGTAATACTCATTTTAAAAACTCTACTAATCAGCGTCCAGATTATGCTCAACCAGGCGTGGTAGGAAAAACCTTAAGTGTACGCTTAGAATTAAAACTCATAGCAGATGTTGGGCTTGTAGGCTTTCCAAATGTAGGAAAATCCACTCTTATAAGCGTAGTGTCTAATGCAAGACCTGAAATAGCTAATTATGAATTTACTACTTTAACTCCAAAACTTGGTATGGTTGAAGTAGATGATTATAATTCTTTTGTAATGGCAGATATCCCAGGTATTATAGAAGGTGCAAGCGATGGTAG
This genomic stretch from Campylobacter lari subsp. concheus harbors:
- the rplU gene encoding 50S ribosomal protein L21, which codes for MYAIIKHSGKQYRVSQGDELKLDRFEAEVKSSVEVSEVLAVCDKELKVGAPFVAGAKVVLEVIAHGKDKKVVIYKKRRRKDSKLKRGFRRQFTRVRVVDIKA
- the rpmA gene encoding 50S ribosomal protein L27; amino-acid sequence: MAHKKGQGSTQNNRDSIGRRLGVKKFGGEFVRAGNIIIRQRGTATHAGNNVGMGKDHTIFALIDGFVKFERKDKNRKKVSVYPA
- the obgE gene encoding GTPase ObgE, whose protein sequence is MFIDNVKLVLSSGNGGKGAVSFRREKHVPFGGPDGGDGGNGGDVYFICDNNTHTLAHFKGKKELKAQNGQPGLGRNKNGKRGENLELIVPQGTQVIDAQSGEVLLDMLVEGQKELFLKGGKGGLGNTHFKNSTNQRPDYAQPGVVGKTLSVRLELKLIADVGLVGFPNVGKSTLISVVSNARPEIANYEFTTLTPKLGMVEVDDYNSFVMADIPGIIEGASDGRGLGLEFLRHIERTSFLLFVLDPLRDMSLKEQFCILRKELEKFSSKLYVRNFGLMLSKSDSVNLGEEFAKKIEDDYNELKAYLQSQNNPQSFFIKVSSLEKTGLKELKFMLLEEVKKIRNQNSL